The proteins below come from a single Oscillospiraceae bacterium genomic window:
- a CDS encoding fructose-specific PTS transporter subunit EIIC produces the protein MRITELFTAQSIALDVAAPDQAAIIDKLVDLQATHGNITDKDAYKKALYAREAEASTYVDNGITVPHARTACVTRPSLAALRLSEPVQYNADDDGKTDLLFAIAAPENGSLHIDMLARMMQMLMNEDFVEKLRAAKTPAAFLDAIDAQEDAQFGEESFTEQEIPQNGYRVLAVTACPNGIAHTYMAAEALTKTGDKLGLPTKVETNGSDGAKNILTAEEIAACDGIIIAADKNVETARFDGKPVLFARVDDGIHKPEELIKKIAHGEAPIFHAKGGAAQSQSAGGAGDTVAHSLYKHLMNGVSHMLPFVVGGGIMIALAFLLDDYSINPSNFGMNTPVAAFFKTVGGAAFGYMLPILAGFIAMSIADRPGLAVGFAGGVLAMNGTNFAGLASGDTTGISGGFLAALLAGFAAGYIVQFLKNITEKLPTSLNGIRPMLIYPLGGILVIGLVMCGINPLMGIINTAMSDWLNALGGSSKILLGAIVAGMMSVDMGGPFNKAAYVFGTAALASGNYEVMAAVMVGGMVPPIAIALSTTFCPNKWSPDERRNGIVNYVMGLCFVSEGAIPYAATDPLRVLPSCIIGSALSGALSMVFGCALRAPHGGIFVFPVVDHALLYVVALAAGSAVGAVILSLLKKDYTAE, from the coding sequence ATGCGTATTACGGAACTGTTCACTGCGCAGTCCATCGCGCTGGATGTCGCAGCCCCGGATCAGGCTGCCATCATCGACAAGCTCGTTGATCTGCAGGCGACCCACGGCAACATCACCGACAAGGACGCCTACAAAAAAGCCCTCTATGCCCGCGAGGCCGAGGCATCCACCTATGTGGACAACGGCATCACGGTGCCCCATGCCCGCACGGCCTGTGTCACACGGCCCAGCCTGGCGGCCCTGCGCCTGAGCGAGCCGGTGCAGTATAATGCGGACGATGACGGCAAGACGGACCTGCTGTTTGCGATTGCCGCACCGGAAAACGGCAGCCTGCACATCGACATGCTGGCCCGTATGATGCAGATGCTCATGAACGAGGATTTTGTTGAGAAGCTGCGCGCCGCCAAGACACCTGCCGCCTTCCTTGATGCCATTGACGCACAGGAGGACGCCCAGTTTGGCGAGGAGAGCTTTACCGAGCAGGAGATCCCCCAGAACGGCTACCGCGTGCTGGCCGTGACGGCCTGCCCCAACGGTATTGCCCACACCTACATGGCGGCCGAGGCCCTGACCAAGACAGGGGATAAGCTGGGCCTGCCCACCAAGGTCGAGACCAACGGCTCTGACGGTGCAAAGAATATTTTGACGGCCGAGGAGATTGCCGCCTGTGACGGTATCATCATTGCGGCGGACAAAAATGTTGAGACCGCCCGCTTTGACGGCAAGCCGGTGCTGTTTGCCCGCGTGGATGACGGTATCCATAAGCCAGAGGAGCTGATCAAGAAGATCGCCCACGGCGAGGCCCCCATATTCCATGCCAAGGGCGGCGCGGCGCAGAGCCAGAGCGCGGGCGGTGCCGGCGACACGGTGGCACACAGCCTGTACAAGCACCTGATGAACGGTGTTTCCCACATGCTGCCCTTTGTGGTGGGCGGCGGCATCATGATCGCGCTGGCCTTCCTGCTCGATGATTACAGCATCAACCCGTCCAACTTCGGCATGAACACCCCGGTGGCCGCCTTCTTCAAGACGGTAGGCGGCGCGGCGTTCGGCTATATGCTGCCGATCCTTGCGGGCTTTATCGCAATGTCCATCGCCGACCGTCCGGGTCTGGCGGTCGGCTTTGCGGGCGGCGTGCTGGCAATGAACGGCACAAACTTTGCGGGGCTTGCTTCCGGTGATACGACCGGCATCTCCGGCGGTTTTCTCGCGGCGCTGCTGGCCGGCTTTGCGGCGGGCTACATTGTGCAGTTCCTCAAGAACATCACTGAGAAGCTGCCCACCAGCCTGAACGGTATCCGCCCGATGCTGATCTACCCGCTGGGCGGTATTCTGGTCATTGGTCTGGTTATGTGCGGCATCAACCCGCTGATGGGCATCATCAACACGGCCATGAGTGACTGGCTGAACGCGCTGGGCGGCAGCTCCAAGATCCTGTTGGGTGCGATCGTAGCCGGTATGATGAGCGTGGATATGGGCGGCCCCTTCAACAAGGCAGCCTATGTGTTCGGCACGGCGGCGCTGGCCTCCGGCAACTATGAGGTCATGGCGGCGGTCATGGTCGGCGGCATGGTCCCGCCCATCGCAATCGCGCTGTCTACCACCTTCTGCCCCAATAAGTGGAGCCCCGATGAGCGCCGCAACGGCATCGTCAACTATGTCATGGGCCTCTGCTTCGTCTCCGAGGGCGCAATCCCGTATGCGGCCACGGACCCGCTGCGTGTTTTGCCCAGCTGCATTATCGGCTCGGCTTTGTCCGGTGCGCTGTCCATGGTGTTCGGCTGCGCGCTGCGCGCCCCGCACGGCGGTATCTTCGTATTCCCGGTTGTTGACCACGCACTGCTCTATGTGGTGGCCCTCGCCGCAGGTTCCGCTGTCGGCGCGGTGATTTTAAGCCTGCTTAAAAAGGACTACACCGCAGAATAA
- the pfkB gene encoding 1-phosphofructokinase codes for MIYTVTFNPAIDYVVRLDRELRVGDVNRARGEDCVLGGKGINVSGVLAQLGCESVALGFVAGETGAWLERGLAAQGLKTDFVRLAKGMTRINVKIKAGQETELNGAGPDIPEDAMRALEEKLDRLQQDDILVLAGSIPASLAQTTYERILARLEGRGVRAVVDATRDLLVNVLRYRPFLIKPNNHELSEITGVKLTTDREIAAAAKMMQDKGARNVLVSMAGDGALLLDEQGGVHRIGCPKGKVVNSVGAGDSMVAGFVAGYQQSGGDYEAALRLGTACGSATAFSLGLATKADIDKLLKTME; via the coding sequence ATGATCTACACCGTAACCTTCAACCCGGCAATCGACTATGTTGTGCGGCTTGACAGAGAGCTGCGGGTCGGCGATGTGAACCGCGCCAGAGGAGAGGACTGCGTGCTGGGCGGCAAGGGCATCAATGTATCCGGTGTGCTGGCACAGCTTGGCTGTGAGAGCGTGGCGCTCGGCTTTGTGGCGGGTGAGACCGGCGCTTGGCTGGAGCGCGGCCTTGCTGCGCAGGGGCTGAAAACCGATTTCGTCCGCCTTGCAAAGGGGATGACCCGCATCAATGTCAAAATCAAGGCGGGGCAGGAGACCGAGCTGAACGGTGCCGGCCCCGACATCCCCGAGGATGCAATGCGGGCGCTGGAGGAAAAGCTTGACCGCCTGCAGCAGGACGATATTCTGGTGCTGGCAGGCAGCATTCCCGCAAGTCTGGCGCAGACCACCTATGAGCGGATTCTGGCCCGGCTCGAGGGCCGCGGCGTCCGCGCGGTCGTGGATGCCACCCGCGACCTGCTCGTGAATGTGCTGCGCTACCGTCCGTTCCTCATCAAGCCGAATAACCATGAGTTGAGCGAAATCACCGGTGTAAAGCTGACCACCGACAGGGAGATCGCAGCGGCGGCAAAGATGATGCAGGATAAAGGTGCGCGCAATGTACTCGTAAGCATGGCAGGGGACGGCGCCCTGCTGCTGGATGAGCAGGGGGGCGTGCACCGCATCGGCTGCCCCAAGGGCAAGGTTGTCAACAGTGTCGGCGCAGGGGACAGTATGGTGGCCGGCTTTGTGGCGGGCTACCAGCAGAGCGGCGGAGATTATGAGGCTGCGCTGCGTCTTGGCACCGCCTGCGGCAGTGCCACCGCGTTTAGTCTGGGTCTGGCGACAAAGGCGGACATTGATAAGCTGCTCAAGACGATGGAGTAG
- a CDS encoding DeoR/GlpR family DNA-binding transcription regulator — protein sequence MLAEERFALILDLLAEKRTATVQELCEALNASESTIRRDLTELDRQGRLNKVHGGATLPNGQFLADEPTMAAKESLAVSQKQSIAEAAAALITAEDFVYVDAGTSTLAMVRALNGPALEAHYVTNGIAHARLLAQKSCHVCLPGGLLRPRTEAIIGAAAVTALQQFNFTKAFMGANGVAMEAGFTTPDPEEAAVKAAAIRRARQIWFLTDDSKFGRIYPAVISALGDAAILTNRCPDPKYGQLTLVKETER from the coding sequence ATGTTAGCAGAAGAACGCTTTGCACTGATTTTAGACCTTCTGGCAGAAAAACGCACTGCCACCGTTCAGGAGCTCTGTGAGGCGCTGAACGCCAGTGAATCCACCATCCGCCGCGATTTGACCGAGCTTGACCGGCAGGGCCGGCTGAATAAGGTCCACGGCGGCGCAACGCTGCCGAACGGCCAGTTTTTGGCGGACGAGCCGACGATGGCTGCCAAGGAGTCGCTGGCCGTCAGCCAGAAGCAGAGCATCGCCGAGGCAGCGGCAGCGCTGATCACTGCTGAGGATTTCGTCTATGTTGATGCGGGCACCTCAACGCTTGCGATGGTCCGGGCGCTGAACGGCCCCGCACTCGAGGCGCATTATGTGACCAACGGCATTGCCCATGCGCGGCTGCTGGCGCAGAAAAGCTGCCATGTCTGCTTGCCGGGCGGGCTGCTGCGCCCCAGAACCGAGGCCATCATCGGCGCAGCGGCTGTCACGGCGCTGCAGCAGTTCAATTTTACCAAGGCATTTATGGGGGCCAACGGCGTGGCGATGGAGGCGGGCTTTACGACCCCTGACCCCGAGGAGGCCGCCGTCAAGGCCGCCGCGATCCGCCGCGCCCGGCAGATTTGGTTCCTGACGGATGATTCAAAGTTCGGGCGTATCTATCCGGCCGTTATCAGCGCGCTTGGCGATGCTGCGATCCTGACCAATCGCTGCCCTGATCCGAAATACGGCCAACTGACACTTGTAAAGGAGACAGAGCGATGA
- a CDS encoding AzlD domain-containing protein: protein MNNYIYIAVMALVSYAIRILPLTLIRKPIKNRFIQSFLYYVPYVTLAVMTFPAIIRATQTPISGAAALAAGIIAAWCGAGLFPVSVICCALVFVIELFV from the coding sequence ATGAATAACTACATTTACATTGCCGTTATGGCGCTGGTATCCTACGCCATCCGCATCCTGCCGCTTACGCTGATCCGCAAGCCTATCAAAAATCGCTTTATCCAGTCGTTTTTGTACTATGTGCCCTATGTGACGCTGGCGGTCATGACCTTCCCGGCCATCATCCGCGCTACCCAGACGCCGATCTCGGGTGCGGCTGCTCTGGCAGCAGGTATCATCGCAGCATGGTGCGGTGCGGGGCTGTTCCCTGTGTCGGTCATCTGCTGCGCGCTGGTGTTTGTCATTGAGCTGTTTGTGTGA
- a CDS encoding AzlC family ABC transporter permease yields MKESIQFSRRVFCDGIRDGFPIALGYFAVSFSLGIAARNAGLTPMQGFWASLLNNASAGEYAAFTLIAAKATYLEVAIITLIANARYLLMSCALAQRFSPETPFFHRLLIGYDVTDELFGITIARPGYLNPCYTYGAILLAAPAWAIGTALGIVAGNALPLRVVSALSVALYGMFLAIIIPPARKDRVVAALVLLSFVLSFACSYLPGVAALSDGTRTILLTVLISGAAAVLFPVPAQEEVGDNE; encoded by the coding sequence ATGAAGGAATCCATACAGTTCAGCCGCAGGGTATTCTGTGACGGTATACGGGACGGGTTTCCGATTGCGCTGGGATATTTTGCGGTTTCGTTCTCACTGGGCATTGCGGCCCGGAATGCGGGCCTGACGCCGATGCAGGGCTTTTGGGCCAGCCTTTTGAACAATGCCTCGGCGGGGGAGTATGCGGCTTTTACGCTGATCGCCGCCAAGGCTACCTATCTGGAGGTGGCCATCATCACCCTGATCGCCAACGCACGGTATCTTTTGATGAGCTGTGCGCTGGCTCAGCGCTTTTCGCCCGAGACGCCGTTTTTTCATCGGCTGCTCATCGGGTACGATGTCACGGATGAACTGTTCGGCATCACGATTGCGAGGCCCGGATACTTAAACCCCTGCTACACCTACGGTGCGATCCTGCTGGCAGCCCCGGCGTGGGCGATCGGCACGGCGCTGGGCATCGTGGCAGGCAACGCCCTGCCGCTGCGGGTCGTCAGTGCGCTGAGCGTGGCGCTTTACGGTATGTTTCTGGCCATCATCATTCCCCCGGCGCGCAAGGACCGCGTTGTGGCGGCGCTGGTGCTGCTCAGCTTTGTGCTCAGCTTCGCCTGCAGCTACCTGCCGGGCGTTGCGGCCCTGTCTGACGGCACCCGCACGATCCTGCTGACGGTGCTGATCTCCGGCGCAGCGGCGGTGCTGTTCCCGGTGCCGGCACAGGAGGAGGTGGGCGACAATGAATAA
- a CDS encoding conjugal transfer protein TraX codes for MNRDAIKMLAMFTMLLNHIANALLPAGQPLTNLFLFIGYFTAVTMCYFLVEGYGYTRSKRNYAARLLVFALLSQLPYQLAFPDYGMAGFVQLNMLFTLLLCFLVLLVQETVHDRVLRGVCIVLLICASLFCDWALLAPIFTLLFSWAKDTPARKKAAFAAAALLYGGMAGLGSGSLADALGCAMPVLVSGFVILYLYNGKRAVRGRTFYKWFFYAFYPTHLLILGLLRLLA; via the coding sequence ATGAATCGCGACGCCATCAAAATGCTTGCCATGTTCACCATGCTGCTCAATCACATTGCAAACGCCCTTCTGCCCGCTGGGCAGCCGCTGACGAACCTGTTTTTGTTCATCGGCTACTTTACCGCTGTGACGATGTGCTATTTCCTTGTGGAGGGCTACGGCTACACCCGCTCCAAGCGGAACTACGCTGCACGGCTGCTGGTTTTTGCACTTCTTTCGCAGCTGCCCTACCAGCTGGCTTTTCCGGACTACGGCATGGCGGGGTTTGTGCAGCTCAATATGCTGTTCACGCTGCTGCTCTGCTTTTTGGTGCTGCTGGTGCAGGAGACGGTACACGACCGTGTGCTGCGCGGCGTCTGTATTGTCCTGCTGATCTGCGCCTCTCTTTTCTGTGACTGGGCCTTACTGGCGCCCATCTTTACGCTGCTGTTCTCGTGGGCAAAGGACACACCCGCGCGCAAAAAAGCCGCCTTTGCCGCAGCGGCGCTGCTGTACGGCGGCATGGCCGGGCTGGGCAGCGGTTCTCTGGCAGATGCCCTCGGCTGCGCAATGCCGGTCTTAGTGTCCGGCTTCGTCATCCTGTACCTTTATAACGGAAAGCGGGCCGTCAGGGGCCGCACCTTTTATAAGTGGTTTTTCTATGCGTTTTATCCCACCCATCTGTTGATTCTGGGGCTTCTCCGCCTCCTTGCGTGA
- a CDS encoding chloride channel protein, with protein MERIKRHLRSAAGYLLVCAKWLALAALVGCVVGPLGAAFGLALNWANATRAAQPWLLYLLPAAGLVIVFLYEHLDPDGGGSTNQVFVSVREHKPLTLRTAPLIFASTVMTHLFGGSSGREGAALLLGGSVSGQLGKALHLENHDCCLMTMCGMAGAFSAIFGTPLAATIFTLEVVDVGSMQYAALLPCLLSALLGVFISGQMGHAPEAFVLQAGADATPLNLVRVIVLGALLAALSIFFCELLHAAPKLYKKFLPNAYLRVAAGGVLILALTKLLGTTDYNGAGAAVIEAAINGEAVPYAFLLKMLFTALTLGAGFKGGEIVPIFFTGATFGCVAAPLLGLPPQLGAALGMVALFCGCTNSPLASICLAIEVFGGQCISLFALACAVSYMLSSYFSLYREQHFLHSKLRIVGVQRVHGRWSETDAKHFTTNDDGEN; from the coding sequence ATGGAAAGGATCAAGCGTCATCTTCGCAGTGCCGCCGGGTATCTGCTTGTCTGTGCCAAATGGCTGGCGCTGGCCGCGCTGGTCGGCTGTGTTGTGGGGCCGCTGGGGGCGGCGTTCGGGCTGGCTCTGAACTGGGCCAACGCCACCCGCGCCGCGCAGCCGTGGCTGCTGTATCTGCTGCCTGCGGCGGGCCTTGTCATCGTATTTCTGTACGAGCATCTTGACCCGGACGGCGGCGGCTCGACCAATCAGGTCTTTGTGTCCGTGCGGGAGCATAAGCCCCTGACCCTGCGCACAGCACCGCTGATCTTCGCCTCCACCGTCATGACCCATCTGTTCGGCGGCTCCAGCGGCCGCGAGGGTGCCGCGCTGCTGCTGGGCGGCTCGGTATCCGGGCAGCTCGGCAAGGCGCTGCATCTGGAAAACCACGACTGCTGCCTGATGACGATGTGCGGCATGGCGGGTGCGTTCTCGGCCATCTTCGGCACGCCGCTGGCTGCCACCATCTTTACGCTTGAGGTCGTGGATGTCGGCTCGATGCAGTACGCCGCACTGCTCCCCTGCCTGCTCTCGGCGCTGCTGGGCGTCTTTATCAGCGGGCAGATGGGCCATGCGCCCGAGGCCTTTGTGCTGCAGGCCGGGGCCGATGCAACGCCGCTGAATCTTGTGCGTGTCATCGTGCTGGGAGCGCTGCTGGCCGCGTTGAGCATCTTCTTCTGCGAGCTGCTGCATGCAGCGCCCAAGCTCTACAAAAAATTTCTGCCCAACGCCTATCTGCGCGTTGCGGCGGGCGGCGTGCTGATTCTGGCGCTGACAAAGCTGCTCGGCACGACCGACTACAACGGCGCCGGTGCCGCCGTCATCGAGGCCGCCATCAACGGCGAGGCCGTGCCGTATGCGTTCCTGCTAAAAATGCTGTTCACCGCACTGACCTTGGGCGCAGGCTTCAAGGGCGGCGAGATCGTTCCCATCTTCTTCACCGGGGCGACCTTTGGCTGCGTGGCCGCGCCGCTGCTGGGTCTGCCGCCGCAGCTGGGCGCTGCGCTGGGCATGGTTGCGCTGTTCTGCGGCTGCACCAACAGCCCGCTGGCGTCCATCTGTCTGGCGATCGAGGTCTTTGGCGGGCAGTGCATCTCCCTGTTTGCACTGGCCTGTGCCGTTTCCTACATGCTCTCGAGTTATTTCAGCCTTTACCGTGAGCAGCACTTTCTGCACTCCAAGCTGCGGATCGTTGGTGTGCAGCGGGTCCATGGCCGCTGGTCCGAGACGGATGCCAAGCATTTTACCACAAACGATGACGGCGAAAATTAG
- the alr gene encoding alanine racemase, translating to MSRLALEKHCWAEIDLTALRSNFEYIHRAVGGDICAVVKADAYGHGDTTIAHALQQAGAAAFAVSSLGEGRHLRRSGITKPILILGFADPSYAAVLAENDIATACFSTEYAQALSAAAVKAGVQAKVHLKIDTGMGRIGFAVRSGFDETIHELEALYTLPGLDICGVFQHFAVADSNTPADTAYTDEQHALFARVVARLQADGFATGTVHCANSAAQLRHPEWRHDMTRAGIILYGLDPSDDVRFPALQPVMSLKCVVTFVKDLQPGQSVSYGRTFTAERPMRVATVCVGYADGYPRRLSGGLGVMNIHGHAAPVVGRVCMDQTMLDVTDIPDVKMGDEVTVFGPGGGDTADTIAAKTQTINYEIVCGLARRVPRVYKENGKICEIWNDLEET from the coding sequence ATGAGTAGACTTGCACTGGAAAAGCACTGCTGGGCCGAGATCGACCTGACAGCATTGCGCAGCAATTTTGAATATATCCACCGCGCGGTAGGTGGCGATATCTGTGCCGTTGTCAAGGCTGACGCTTACGGCCACGGCGACACGACCATCGCCCATGCCTTGCAGCAGGCCGGTGCGGCGGCGTTTGCCGTCAGCAGCTTGGGCGAGGGACGGCACCTGCGCCGCAGCGGCATCACAAAACCGATTTTGATTCTGGGCTTTGCTGACCCGTCCTATGCGGCAGTGTTGGCAGAAAATGACATAGCCACGGCCTGTTTTTCCACCGAGTACGCGCAGGCACTCTCCGCTGCCGCCGTCAAGGCGGGCGTACAGGCCAAGGTACACCTGAAAATCGACACCGGCATGGGCCGCATTGGCTTTGCGGTGCGTTCCGGGTTTGATGAAACGATCCACGAGCTGGAAGCCCTGTACACCCTGCCGGGGCTGGATATCTGCGGCGTGTTCCAGCATTTTGCCGTGGCGGACAGCAACACCCCTGCGGACACCGCCTACACCGATGAGCAGCATGCGCTGTTTGCCAGAGTGGTAGCGCGTTTGCAGGCCGATGGCTTTGCCACCGGCACCGTACACTGTGCCAACTCGGCCGCGCAGCTGCGCCACCCCGAGTGGCGGCACGATATGACCCGCGCGGGCATCATTTTGTACGGGCTTGACCCCAGCGACGACGTCCGCTTTCCTGCCCTGCAGCCGGTCATGTCGCTGAAATGCGTTGTGACCTTTGTCAAGGACTTGCAGCCCGGCCAGAGCGTGAGCTATGGGCGCACTTTCACAGCCGAGCGCCCGATGCGCGTTGCCACGGTCTGCGTAGGCTACGCCGACGGCTACCCCCGCCGTTTGTCCGGCGGGCTTGGCGTCATGAACATACACGGCCACGCTGCCCCCGTGGTGGGCCGCGTCTGCATGGATCAGACTATGCTCGATGTAACGGACATTCCCGACGTCAAGATGGGCGACGAGGTCACAGTCTTTGGCCCGGGCGGCGGCGACACCGCCGACACCATTGCGGCCAAGACCCAGACCATCAACTACGAAATTGTCTGCGGGTTGGCGCGCCGCGTGCCCCGCGTATACAAAGAGAACGGCAAGATCTGCGAGATCTGGAACGATTTGGAGGAAACCTGA
- the lepA gene encoding translation elongation factor 4, whose product MARKNIRNFCIIAHIDHGKSTLSDRMLELTDSVDKRTMTDQVLDNMDIEKERGITIKARAVTMRYKADDGETYEFNLIDTPGHVDFQYEVSRSLAACEGAVLVVDASQGVEAQTLANCYLALDHDLEVVPILNKIDLPSADPDAVAKEVEDVIGLPCMEAPRVSAKLGIGVKDVLECVAKDIPAPTGDPAAPLKALIFDSIYDSYKGVIVYVRIFEGTVRPGDTIRLMSTGAEFQLVEVGHMGATSLTPCDKLEAGEVGYLTASIKTVRDTRVGDTVTLAANPTPEPLPGFRTVTPMVFCGIYPADGADYPDLKDALEKLQLNDASLTFEPETSAALGFGFRCGFLGLLHMEIITERLEREFDLDLITTTPGVQYRLTLTDGTVEIIDNPSAYPDPTRIVKQEEPFVNAHIYTPNDYVGPLMDLCQTKRGVLVDMKYMDETRVDLHYLIPLGEIVYDFFDAIKSRSRGYASYDYEWEDWHESKLVRLDFLLNGEVVDALSMIVFADNAYAKGRRICEKLKENIPRALFEIPVQAAVGGKVIARETVKAMRKDVLAKCYGGDITRKKKLLEKQKEGKKKMRQLGSVTLPSEAFTAVLKLDSDS is encoded by the coding sequence ATGGCCCGCAAAAACATCCGCAACTTCTGCATTATTGCCCACATCGACCACGGCAAATCCACCCTGTCCGACCGTATGCTGGAGCTGACCGACAGCGTTGACAAGCGCACCATGACCGATCAGGTGCTGGACAATATGGACATTGAGAAGGAGCGCGGCATTACGATCAAGGCCCGCGCCGTGACGATGCGCTACAAGGCCGATGACGGCGAAACCTATGAGTTCAACCTCATTGATACCCCGGGCCATGTGGACTTTCAGTACGAGGTCAGCCGCAGTCTGGCCGCCTGCGAGGGTGCCGTACTGGTGGTGGACGCCAGCCAGGGCGTGGAGGCCCAGACACTGGCCAACTGCTATCTGGCGCTTGACCATGACCTGGAGGTCGTGCCCATCCTGAACAAGATCGATCTGCCCAGCGCCGACCCGGACGCCGTTGCCAAAGAGGTCGAGGATGTCATCGGCCTGCCCTGCATGGAGGCGCCCCGTGTTTCCGCCAAGCTGGGCATCGGCGTCAAAGATGTGCTGGAATGTGTCGCCAAGGACATCCCCGCCCCCACGGGCGACCCCGCCGCGCCGCTGAAAGCGCTGATCTTCGACTCCATCTACGACAGCTACAAGGGCGTTATCGTCTATGTGCGCATCTTTGAGGGCACCGTCCGGCCCGGCGATACCATCCGCCTGATGAGCACCGGTGCCGAATTCCAGCTTGTCGAGGTCGGCCACATGGGTGCGACCAGCCTGACCCCCTGCGACAAGCTGGAGGCCGGCGAGGTCGGTTATCTGACCGCCAGCATCAAGACGGTGCGCGACACCCGCGTCGGCGATACCGTCACGCTGGCGGCCAACCCCACGCCGGAGCCGCTGCCCGGCTTCCGCACCGTGACGCCGATGGTGTTCTGCGGCATCTACCCCGCCGACGGCGCGGACTATCCCGACCTGAAGGACGCGCTGGAGAAGCTGCAGCTCAACGATGCCAGCCTGACCTTTGAGCCGGAGACCAGTGCGGCGCTGGGCTTTGGTTTCCGCTGCGGTTTTCTGGGCCTGCTCCACATGGAGATCATCACCGAGCGTCTTGAGCGCGAGTTCGACCTCGACCTGATCACCACGACTCCCGGCGTCCAGTACCGGCTGACACTGACCGACGGCACGGTAGAGATCATTGACAACCCCTCCGCCTATCCAGACCCGACCCGCATCGTCAAGCAGGAGGAGCCGTTCGTCAACGCCCACATCTACACCCCCAACGACTATGTCGGCCCGCTGATGGATCTGTGCCAGACGAAGCGCGGTGTGCTGGTGGACATGAAATATATGGACGAGACCCGCGTGGACCTGCACTACCTGATCCCGCTTGGCGAGATCGTCTATGACTTCTTTGACGCGATCAAATCCCGCAGCCGCGGCTACGCCAGCTACGACTATGAGTGGGAGGATTGGCACGAGAGCAAGCTCGTCCGGCTGGATTTCCTGCTCAACGGCGAGGTCGTGGACGCACTGTCGATGATCGTATTTGCCGACAATGCCTACGCCAAGGGCCGCCGCATCTGCGAAAAGCTCAAGGAGAATATCCCCCGCGCGCTGTTTGAGATTCCTGTGCAGGCCGCTGTCGGCGGCAAGGTCATTGCCCGCGAGACGGTCAAGGCCATGCGCAAGGATGTTCTGGCCAAGTGCTACGGCGGTGACATCACCCGTAAGAAGAAGCTGCTGGAAAAGCAGAAGGAAGGCAAAAAGAAGATGCGCCAGCTGGGCAGCGTGACCCTGCCGAGCGAGGCATTCACCGCCGTGCTGAAGCTGGATTCGGATTCTTAA
- the fucO gene encoding lactaldehyde reductase: protein MASRIVLNTISYHGHGAIENIVPELTSRGYKKAFVCSDPDLIKFGVTKKVTDLLDAAGFAYAVYSEIKPNPTIQNVQDGVAAFKAAEADCIVTIGGGSSMDTAKAIGIIINNPEFADVRSLEGVAPTKKHAVFTIAVPTTAGTAAEVTINYVITDVEKKRKFVCVDTNDIPEVAVVDPDMMSSMPKGLTAATGMDALTHAIEGYITKGHCTISDMFHLEAIKLISENLRGAVQNTPEGREGMALGQYIAGMGFSNVGLGIVHSMAHGLSALYDTPHGVACAIILPTGLEYNKAAAGERYRAVGKAMGVKDIDEMNDAEAADATIAEVKKLSADVGIPANLKGILKEEDVQFLAESAFADACCPGNPRDTNVEEIKELYRSLM from the coding sequence ATGGCAAGTCGTATTGTTCTGAACACGATCTCTTATCACGGCCACGGTGCGATCGAGAATATCGTTCCCGAGCTGACCTCCCGCGGTTACAAAAAGGCTTTTGTCTGCTCTGACCCCGATCTGATCAAGTTCGGCGTCACCAAGAAGGTCACCGACCTGCTGGATGCCGCCGGTTTTGCCTACGCTGTCTACAGCGAGATCAAGCCCAACCCCACCATCCAGAATGTTCAGGACGGCGTTGCCGCCTTTAAGGCTGCCGAGGCTGACTGCATCGTGACCATCGGCGGCGGTTCTTCCATGGACACCGCCAAGGCTATCGGCATCATCATCAACAACCCTGAGTTCGCCGATGTCCGCAGTCTTGAGGGCGTAGCCCCCACCAAGAAGCATGCGGTCTTTACCATCGCCGTGCCCACCACCGCCGGCACCGCTGCCGAGGTCACCATCAACTATGTTATCACCGATGTCGAGAAGAAGCGCAAGTTCGTCTGCGTTGACACCAACGACATCCCCGAGGTCGCAGTTGTTGACCCCGATATGATGTCCAGCATGCCCAAGGGCCTGACCGCCGCCACCGGCATGGACGCCCTGACCCACGCCATTGAGGGCTACATCACCAAGGGCCACTGCACCATCTCCGATATGTTCCATCTGGAGGCCATCAAGCTGATCTCTGAGAATCTGCGCGGTGCCGTGCAGAACACCCCGGAGGGCCGCGAGGGCATGGCTCTGGGCCAGTACATCGCCGGCATGGGCTTCTCCAATGTCGGTCTTGGCATTGTTCACAGCATGGCGCACGGTCTGTCTGCCCTGTATGACACCCCCCACGGTGTTGCCTGCGCCATCATCCTGCCCACCGGTCTGGAGTACAACAAGGCTGCCGCCGGTGAGCGTTACCGCGCTGTCGGCAAGGCTATGGGCGTGAAGGACATCGACGAGATGAACGACGCCGAGGCCGCCGATGCGACGATCGCCGAGGTCAAGAAGCTCTCTGCCGATGTCGGCATCCCCGCCAACCTGAAGGGCATCCTCAAGGAGGAGGATGTTCAGTTCCTGGCTGAGTCCGCCTTTGCCGATGCCTGCTGCCCCGGCAACCCCCGCGACACGAATGTCGAGGAGATCAAAGAGCTGTACCGCAGCCTGATGTAA